A single genomic interval of Penaeus vannamei isolate JL-2024 chromosome 21, ASM4276789v1, whole genome shotgun sequence harbors:
- the LOC138865497 gene encoding innexin inx2-like — MGCLDCCTSVWEKAKGIFKKCVGSSGDISCNGLVLKLHYRCSCLVMFIAFIAVCRSWLSREVITCTSHFNAETQVRLDHINICLSYPFVEEGEERRYILFYRWVSWSLIFLAAVFYIPRILCRILDNGQCSSLLKELSTKARCHKGQWHELVETAAQYMRVNLNTHNGLYWKFLSVNLLALFIDIFAIEFLDILLQGRFTHYGHRGFPYERNATSFTDDFSQTFPPFVFCELSSEHAVVSRRRERYGCHLTLMELYDRLFLFLWYWLVFLVVAASCYLVFVLVLWLPFVRERLLRPAKPAIVEESLDVVVAGALSKCKLGDVYVLYRIKCLVSHAQFLDLLKQLSEARFLKDDTGCA; from the exons atgGGCTGCCTGGACTGCTGCACCTCCGTCTGGGAGAAGGCCAAAGGCATCTTCAAGAAGTGCGTGGGTTCCTCCGGCGACATCTCGTGCAACGGCCTCGTGCTCAAGCTCCACTACCGGTGCTCATGTCTAGTCATGTTTATTGCGTTCATCGCCGTTTGCAGGTCATG GCTCTCCCGTGAAGTCATAACCTGCACGTCACACTTCAACGCCGAAACGCAAGTCCGACTCGACCACATCAACATCTGCCTCTCGTACCCCTtcgtggaggagggtgaggagaggcgcTACATCCTCTTCTACAGGTGGGTTTCGTGGTCGCTGATCTTCTTGGCCGCGGTGTTCTACATCCCCAGAATCTTGTGCAGAATCCTCGACAACGGCCAGTGCAGCAGCCTCCTGAAGGAGCTCTCGACCAAGGCCCGCTGCCACAAGGGCCAATGGCACGAGCTGGTGGAGACGGCGGCCCAGTACATGCGCGTCAACCTCAACACGCACAACGGCCTCTACTGGAAATTCCTGTCGGTCAATCTCCTGGCGCTCTTCATCGACATCTTCGCCATAGAGTTCCTGGACATCCTCCTGCAGGGCCGCTTCACCCATTACGGACACCGGGGCTTCCCCTACGAGAGGAACGCCACGAGCTTCACCGACGACTTCTCCCAGACGTTCCCGCCGTTCGTGTTTTGCGAGCTGAGTTCCGAGCACGCGGTGGTCAGTCGGCGAAGAGAGAGGTACGGGTGCCACTTGACCCTCATGGAACTGTACGACAGACTGTTCCTGTTCCTCTGGTACTGGCTCGTGTTCCTCGTCGTCGCCGCCAGCTGCTACCTCGTGTTCGTCCTCGTGCTGTGGCTGCCGTTCGTGAGGGAGCGCCTACTCCGCCCCGCCAAGCCCGCCATCGTGGAGGAGAGCCTTGACGTGGTAGTCGCTGGGGCGCTGAGCAAGTGCAAGCTCGGCGACGTGTATGTCCTCTACAGGATCAAGTGCCTCGTTAGCCACGCCCAGTTCCTCGACCTCTTGAAGCAGCTCTCCGAAGCCCGTTTCCTCAAGGACGACACCGGGTGCGCTTAG